CACTGACAGCTGGATAACAgaatgaggagcaggagggcggGAAAAACAAGGGCCTGAGTTGATCTACTAACAGACCCATAGTCCTTTGCTAGGAAGGTTGCGTGACCAGTCATACCCTTTCATTTTCAGTAAGATTAATCGGTAATTGGTCACACCCACTTCCTCCTtggcccctgcccccacccctaaACCCCTACCCTACTATCCGCCCCCTAACCCCCACCCTATTCCTGAATTGATAATCTGGGACTTTAAGGGTGATGATGGCTGTAATAGACCTGCCTCTCCCCCCAACATACATGCACCATCAACGAGCAGATGGATAGTAGTCACGCAACCCCTTAACCATAACCCCTCCCCCTTGCCTGCCCTCCCCAAGAGATTTCCTATGGAGTGTCTACTGTATGCTGAGGTCTATGGAAACTGTGTTGGAGGTGTGCTGAACAgaagtggcagtgtgtgtgcggtgtgtttgGTGGCATCAGATGGCATATTAAAtaaggcgggggggaggggtcctCAGAGAGGGGGGTCGAGGACAGTAGTGCTGCGCATACTCGGGACATGTAGGGcaaggctgacacacacacacacactctcacacactctaatGTAGTAGGTTAATTCATGCCTTAGGTCAGCACCGCTGGAAGTGATTCATAAGTTCCTTAAAATAATGAAGCATACTAAAAAAATCTGAAATTCAAAAGTAGGGAGGAATCACTGCGTGTTAACCTGCAGCATGGATTAAGAAAAGCTGCCGTGTATGtttcagtgtgttttgggttgaGTGGATGGTCCACTAGGCCGATTACACTGTAGGGCAAATAAGGACAAAACGGCATAAATCCCATCCAACTAAACAAGACTGGTCATCATGACATCTACTGGTCATCACAGGTAACTGCACCTTCAAAGGTAAACAAAATACAGCATATAaaacaatacatttatataagtATATATATTGGAGAAATGTATAGTTATCATTTAAACATTGGTAGTCAAtccataaaatattttttttattaatataGGTGGTTACTAATCTTATTAGCATCTTGACAAAAGCAATGcaagaaaaatataaaacatttataaaaatagGGGATCTTGATTAAGGGAAATAAATGCATAGTCAGGAGTACAGGTGCTCCATCAAATAGGATTTGGGGCAGATGTGCTTCTGTGCTTTCAGGATTCAAATAAACCTGGGTCATGATTCTGATTATTTAGCAGTGTACTCTGACCCCACGCTCGAGTAATCCCATAGAAGGCTAAACAATTGTGGTCCACTCAAAGCTTGAGGAGCGGAGGAGCAGTTGAGCAAAGGATCTCTGACCCCCTGCAGAGGGGCATCAGTGTCAGAAGCCACAGAGAACTGCTTTGGGAGACAATCATTATTTTGTGTTGATGCAGTAAAGAAGTATTGCCATGGAGTACATGTTTATCAAGAGGCTGAGCTGTAGTATCAAGAGtttattcaaaaaataaaataaaaacttttTTGCAGTCTCACATTGGAAAAGTTGGTCTGTTTTGTCCAAGTTCATGCTATACCACCAAGAACATATAGCTAAAGTGTTACAGTGCAGCCAGAAAAGAATATGTCACTAGACTCGAGTGCAACATATTAACCCATCCTTTTTTAAAGTTAGGGTTATCCTTTAGAGACCATCcctctccttctgctcctcctctaggtctgctgttcctcctcctctaggtctgctgttcctcctcctctaggtctgctgttcctcctcctctatgtctgctgttcctcctcctctaggtctgctgttcctcctcctctaggtctgctgttcctcctcttcatctagttctgctgttcctcctcctctagttctgctgttcctcctcctctaggtctgctgttcctcctcctcctcttgttctgctgttcctcctcctctagttctgctgttcctcctcctctaggtctgctgttcctcctcctcctctagttctgctgttcctcctcctctagttctgctgttcctcctcctctagttctgctgttcctcctcctctaggtctgctgttcctcctcctcctctagttctgctgttcctcctcctctaggtctgctgttcctcctcctcctctaggtctgctgttcctcctcctcctctaggtctgctgttcctcctcctcttggtctgttgttcctcctcctgtagttctgctgttcctcctcctttagggttgctgttcctcctcctctaggtCTGTGTTCCTCCCCCTTTAGTTCTGCTCCTGCAGGTTCCATTCTCCTCCTCCAAGTCAGATTTATAATCTTCTACAGGCAGGCATGGTGGTTGAACTGACCCAAGCTGGTGCAGTAAGTATGACATAATCAGTCAGTCTTCTGTCTCAGAGCAGGGTGCTTTGCTTGGTAGTGGGAGATGATCTGGTCCATGATGAAACAGTTTATAACCAGGAAGAGCAGTCCAGCCAGCCATATCTCCCGGAACGTGTTGTAGCCCTCAAACTCCAGGAGGTATGCCGGAGCCAACCACATAGCCTAGGGCAGACACAGAAAGCACCCGTTTCACACAATCTAAAGATGAAGGAGTATATAGCTGTCTTCAGACTATAGAGCCCCAGAGAGCTTAAACAGGCCCTTTCAATGCAGAGACATGATATACATCTATAGTCTCTATACATTCTATATTTGTCATTAAAACAAACCTGTCCAGCAAACCAGAGGACCAGCAGCCCAACTCCCCTCTTTACGGACATCCTCAGACGTGGGATGACCACAGGAAGTAGACACAGGTACCACAGGAAATACTGCAACAGCATGACACAATACACAATCATCATGATTCAGCAGCGCTGTTTTCTCCATGTTGAGGATATCATGAAGCATCAAAAGGATCCTTTAACATAATAGCATAGTCAATGTGTTAATAGCGAATTTAGAACAGGTCTATCCAAGCATACAGAGGTAGGAGTGGTACCTGTGAGGTACAGACTTTGTTGAAGGACACAAAGATGGCGGTGTGCAGGAAGAAGCAAAAAGGCAGGTCAGAGTAGAAAGCCAGGGAGActtggaagaggaggaagacctgGGGGATGAAGGCTGCCAGTCCCAGATGCAGACTCCAGGGGCTGTCTGCAAAACATTAGGGATGGAGGGCACCACACAACAGGTTTGTCTAATAAAAGTCTGAAATTCTGAAAAAAAGCTCAAAGACAGCGCATTTGTCGAGACAGTCAACATGGTTCCAAAAGCTTTATATTTTATGTGTAAGACATATTGTAGCCCATGTCAAACCTGCAGTAAGGTACAACATGTAGAAATATGGGGAGAAGTTGTGGCGGATGTCTCTTCTGGTCAGGTGGTACAGGTAGGTCTCAAAGAGGAAGTTCCAGCCATACCTGTAGGATAGAATATAACAGAGTAGAACAGAGTTTTATCAAAGTAGGAACAGAGTAGAAACTGAAATTTAACTGAATGATGCTGCTTCTGTACCAGCAGAGCTCATCTACCATATCGGTCTATCAGTCAGTCTAGGGGGAGATAGTCATGGATGGAGGGGATAGTGATGCATACTCACATGTAGTAGAACAAAGCAGTCAGCCCACAGAACACTCCTCCAGCTATACCACCGAAGAGGAGCAGATCCTTACAGAAAAAAAGTCTGAGCAACCCCACCCCTTTCCTCCACCTGTTCTTCcatctcccctctgtccccgtctcctctccacccttcctgatgccccctccctccttctcctgtccTTCTCTTGCTCCCAGAGCTAGAGAAAGAGCTATAGGTAGGGCGTAGGTCACCGGGTAGATCTTCATATGGACCGACAACCCATACAGAGCCGCCGCAGGCCCTAGACGCCTTCGCTCCAAGCAGAGCAGCGTTCCCAGAACCAGGGCTGCCAGGAGCGACTCGGCGTTACCTCGGGTCGACACCCCGACGGGCAGTGGATTGAGAAGCCAGAGAGAGGTGACACGACTGGCGGCCGCGCCATCGGACCCCCGTAGGCAAAggatgtggtggaggaggaggccggaAAGGAGGTCACAGGCCACGAAGAGCAGCTTCCCGAACATGGGGTTGAGGTAGATATTAGGGGTGAGAAGCCAGGCTAGCAGGGGTGTGTAGCGGTAGGTGGGACGTCTGTACGGAGATTCTCCCTGCACATCAGAGACAACTTAGCATCTTTAGACACATGGTTATTTGGGCTACTGGTCGGCACAATTGTGAAATAGCCATTGCATAAAAATAACGTTCATCCAGTGAGACGccacaaaatacatttcttgTGGTGACATTCGTTAGCTCCTCACCTGAGTGATGAATCTCGCTGCATCCGTGAAAACATGGTAGTCTACATCAGTGTACTTGACCACCATCGTCTTGTCCTGATACACGCCATAAAAAACCAGGACCAAGCGCACGGCAAGGGAAACAGTGAAGTGAACATGTTTCTTCATGAGAAAAGACATTCCCCTTTCCACAACAGAAGCCATATTCAGCCTTCTGACAGAGAAGACTTTTACTGTGCACTGACGGAGGggtctggctagctagctagcactgatTTCCGCCACTGGCTTCATCTGTAAATTTCAGATGATAATTTGGTTTAGTCAAATGGACAAATATAGCCACAAAAACAAGCAGTGCACTATAGCTGTTGTCCATTATAAATTCGACATACATTAACGGTGTTGTTCCAAGACTTTCTTGTTTCCATCCACCACTAACCTAGTTGAAATCTCGCTAAATGGTGAGCCGAGTCAGGAACTATTTACACGAGGGACAAGGAAGTGCGACATGAACGACCAATCAGAATTAAATTCCTAACATTAACTTCCGCTCTAAAACAACAGGTGAAATCACAtatcaaaaataaatattttaaatatgttATATGAATCTTAGTCAGCGTCCTAGAAAAAGCTTACTTTAAAAGAAAACTATtaagtatttttgttttttgggggtgaaTTAGATATGTTAACTTTGAAGATGCCCTTTTAAGACCCTGGGTGGTAGTAGCCtattgtacggtggccctgaagtgcaaatgacaccccctaatatgagtatatcccccaaatgaaaatactcccccccccgatacgagtcaactccccccaaatcggatgacttgttcacctccccccaatacaaaaacgcactcccccaaatggaaaacgacattaaattaactcaaaaacacattacattaactctgaacggaaagggtaggtactacactttagcgctgattggatgcagtaggctaactgacaagaaataagaaattgattgacagaagtacaaaatgcaatagcctgacagagtcacgtgcaccagaacatttatttgggtatctaagcatgtagcataggctatgtatgcaaaagcataaattgcagtgttaaacgtaaacatcgatagccaaacaagtaactctgtcattatcatgaacttaatcgttttgattggaaggaaagaggaaacattcatGTTTACAATTcggagtcattacactactctttattttaatctgggtaattcctatgaaataatcttagatctgctgttaacgtttcacaatatgtagcctatgcgcacgctaaaaacgcagttgaaggaagcaggacttttcagaagaaaaaactaatactccactacagaagaatgaaatgccacaatgacagagtaacgtggaccaggatagttgtttggctatcgatttttacatttaactcgaaatacttttgcctaagtagcctactatttgctacattcttctatagccaaacacatgttctggtgcacgtaactctgccaggctattgcattttgtacttctgtcgatcaatttcttatttcttgttagttagcctactgcatccaatcagcgctaaagtgtagtacctaccctttccgttcagagttaatgtaatgtgtttttgagttaatgtaatgtcgttttccatttgggggagcgcgtttttgtattggggggaggtgaacaaatcatccgatttggggggagttgactcgtattgggggggggggagcgcgtttttgtattggggggaggtgaacaagtcatccgatttggggggagttgactctattgggggggagcaggtttttgtattggggggaggtgaacaagtcatccgatttggggggagttgactcgtattgggggggagtagtttgatttgggggatgtactcatattagggggtgtggtttgcacttcagggccaccgtactattGTGCTACGCAAATTAAATGCACGGAGGATCAcagtatacatactgtataatgTTAATATTCATTTCTATATGCCTACTGTTTGTATACTTTGGATAAAAACCTAAAGTTTGTACAGATTCATGGTGACAACttgtagtagaacaaaacaaagCGAAACAGAAAGACACAATTATACCTCATTCACTCTTTACTTCTATAATATTGCATAAACTGATATTCCTTTAAGACACACTCTCAGGTCAAGTGCTGTTCTCCAGAATACAAATGAGACCGTTTATCACAGCTAAAGACCTTGCGAGGATAATTGCACTTTCGTCATAGTAAAGCCAGTAATAGTAAGGCAACTCTGATAACAGTATACTGTAACATGGTGGAGTGTATAATAGAGCTTCAGACCAGTTAAGGTGACATAACTACTTACTTTTGGTTATATTATTGTTAGATGCAGCAAAAAATCCATCAAGCAAATAGTGGTATATGCAGCTATAATATATTACACTTCACactatattttatatttgacatatGCATATAACTGATGAATACATTGGCATGGTAAGAATGCAGTGCAAACACATATCCAAACTAAACATCTCTGCCTGTCAACAGATGGTTCCTTCCACTGACAATACAATACACAGTGCAATACACTCCTCAGAATTGTTCCATCCTTTTCAGGGTCTAGGGAGAGCAGTAGCGCCCATAGAAGAGGACACTATTGGTGGGGTTGTGTCtgatgaagaagaggaaggggtgGTCAGCGATGAAGGAGGCTGGCATCATGGCACAGCGCAACATCATGATAGCGGCCGTGGCAGCGGCGGCTTCTGTGCCCTCCTCGTTGACCTCCACAAAGGCTTTGTGGATGACTTTGGACAGGACAAGGTCGTTTCTGGGGGACATGCCTGTGGGGAAACAGATAAAAACAGGATGTTATCATTTGAATCATCCACCTGGGaaagtgcaggtgtctgatCTGAATCAATTTGTAGTTGATTAAATCATTAATAATGAATCCATTCATTTATATAGTGTAAAAGAACAGAGAATGTGCAGAGGGGAAAACGGATGAGgaaggaagaaaataaaaaaagaacagaaggaagaaagaaacacAAAGGCGTAGGCCCTACCAGAGAAGTCGGCAAGGTCCTGGTCGAAGGCATCCATCATGCCCATACTGGTCAGTTTGGCTCCCAGGTCCAGGGTCTGCTCCAACTTGAACCTGGGCAGGCCCACCTGCACTTCCTGCATATCCATCATGTCTGGTCTGGTCCATTCTATAAAGTTCTCATAGCTCAGATTCTTCTccagctggggggagggagaggcttTCATTTATACAGGTTTTCATTACTGGGGAGGGAAATAATTTGTGAGAGTATTCAAACAGAGTTCAAGGCAGCTTGTAGAGAAAGTGTTTATTTTTCCTACCTTCGTCAGACCTGTGATCTCATTGGGCAGCATGATGAGCATGCTCAGATCTTTTCCAACATAAGGTAGCTCCAGGATCTGACAGTTGGCCTCAGGGATGAATGTCAGGGGGAATTTTGTCTTCTGGTACA
This genomic stretch from Hypomesus transpacificus isolate Combined female chromosome 8, fHypTra1, whole genome shotgun sequence harbors:
- the pigm gene encoding GPI mannosyltransferase 1 isoform X2, whose amino-acid sequence is MASVVERGMSFLMKKHVHFTVSLAVRLVLVFYGVYQDKTMVVKYTDVDYHVFTDAARFITQGESPYRRPTYRYTPLLAWLLTPNIYLNPMFGKLLFVACDLLSGLLLHHILCLRGSDGAAASRVTSLWLLNPLPVGVSTRGNAESLLAALVLGTLLCLERRRLGPAAALYGLSVHMKIYPVTYALPQEKEGGGIRKGGEETGTEGRWKNRWRKGVGLLRLFFCKDLLLFGGIAGGVFCGLTALFYYMYGWNFLFETYLYHLTRRDIRHNFSPYFYMLYLTADSPWSLHLGLAAFIPQVFLLFQVSLAFYSDLPFCFFLHTAIFVSFNKVCTSQYFLWYLCLLPVVIPRLRMSVKRGVGLLVLWFAGQAMWLAPAYLLEFEGYNTFREIWLAGLLFLVINCFIMDQIISHYQAKHPALRQKTD
- the pigm gene encoding GPI mannosyltransferase 1 isoform X1; amino-acid sequence: MASVVERGMSFLMKKHVHFTVSLAVRLVLVFYGVYQDKTMVVKYTDVDYHVFTDAARFITQGESPYRRPTYRYTPLLAWLLTPNIYLNPMFGKLLFVACDLLSGLLLHHILCLRGSDGAAASRVTSLWLLNPLPVGVSTRGNAESLLAALVLGTLLCLERRRLGPAAALYGLSVHMKIYPVTYALPIALSLALGAREGQEKEGGGIRKGGEETGTEGRWKNRWRKGVGLLRLFFCKDLLLFGGIAGGVFCGLTALFYYMYGWNFLFETYLYHLTRRDIRHNFSPYFYMLYLTADSPWSLHLGLAAFIPQVFLLFQVSLAFYSDLPFCFFLHTAIFVSFNKVCTSQYFLWYLCLLPVVIPRLRMSVKRGVGLLVLWFAGQAMWLAPAYLLEFEGYNTFREIWLAGLLFLVINCFIMDQIISHYQAKHPALRQKTD